In Cyclobacteriaceae bacterium, the DNA window ATAGCCTCATTAACATTCTTTATGTAAGCAGCGTGATGTTTGGAGTAATGAATCTCCATGGTCATAGCATCAATGTTCGGTTCGAGAGCAGCATAAGTATAAGGCAGAGGAATTTGAGCGAACTTTAATCCCGTTTCGGCGCCAGTAGCATAATCACTGTTGAGCATTAAAGATGATCCAACAGCCGTTACTGTTGACATCTTAATAAACTGTCTTCTATCAATGTTTTTCATGATGAACGTTGTTTTTAGTTTCCTATACAAATATTAGGCCTAATGCGGGTTGTAGGAAAGATAGGTTTGGCTTAAACGGCAGAATCTGCCTTTTCAAGCAAGGTAAATTTACCCAAAAATTTTTAGCTTAGTGTATTAAATAGCCCCATTATGGCAGATAAATTATACGACCAAATCCCCTCACTTGATCTGGCTGATTTTACAAGCGGTGATCCAGTAAAGAAGAAAAAATTTGTAGAAGATCTTGGAGCGGCTTACAACAGCATTGGATTTGTTGCTATCCGCAATCATTATTTGACAGATGAACTCTCTGAGAAACTGTATGATACCATTAAGAAATTCTTCAGTTTCCCGGATGAAGCGAAAAAGAAGTATGAAATCCCTGAGCTTGCCGGACAGCGTGGATACATTGGCAAGGGAAAGGAACATGCCAAGGGAAGAAATACTGGCGATTTAAAAGAATTTTATCACGTCGGCCAAACGGTTGAAGATGATGATCCGATTAAAAAGGAATATCCTGAAAATATATGGCCGAAGGAGCTGCCGGCTTTAGAGGAAGTTGGTACCGAAGTTTATCGACGCCTTGAAAAGACGGGAGTCTTGATGTTGCGGGCCATTGCCCTTTATCTTCATTTGCCTGAGAACTATTTCGATGCAAAAGTCAGACATGGCAACAGTATCCTGAGACCCATTCATTATTATCCAATTGAAAATCCGGATTCAGTTCCTGCTGATGCTGTTCGTGCAGCAGAGCATGGTGATATTAATCTTATCACTTTGCTGATGGGTGCCAGTGCTGATGGACTGCAGGTTTTAAGGAGAGACGGAAAATGGATCCCTATCACCGCATTGCCCGATCAGCTTGTTGTAAATGTTGGAGACATGCTTGAGCGATTGACCAATAAAAAACTTAAGTCAACGATTCACCGAGTGGTAAATCCTCCTCGTGAGTTGATGAACAGGCCCAGGTATTCCATACCATTCTTTATGCATCCCAGAAGTGAAATGAGTCTTGCTGCGATTCCTGAATGTGTCGACAAGGATCATCCAAAGCTCTGGGAGGATACCACCGCAGGAGATTTCCTCAATCAACGTCTGAAAGAGATCGGCCTTAAGAAATAATCGAAAGCCTTGTATCAACGCGTCAGTTATCTTGCTTTTCTAAAAGATGTACTGATACTTTCTGTAAGTACGTTTGGAGGACCCCAGGCTCATTTCGCATACTTTCTGAAAATACTTGTTCAGAAGAGAAAATATCTTTCAGAAGAAGATCTGATTGAAATAAATTCTCTTTGTCAGGTGTTGCCTGGACCTACATCAACTCAGACTCTTACTGCTATCGGTTTTAAGATCGGCGGTCCCAATCTTGCATACCTGACTTTGCTTATCTGGATTTTGCCGGCCGTGATACTGATGACACTGGCAGCAATCATTATGGAGATCTTTCAGGATCGTAATATATCTCTTGAATTTACCCGATTTGTTCCTGCAATGGCGGTCGGCTTTGTAAGCTATGCTGCCTACACCATGAGTGTGAAGACAATTCATACGCGTACAGGAATTATCCTGATGATACTGGCAGCAGTGTTGTCTTATTTTATTCGGTCTCCAATCTTTTATCCGGCCGCGCTTGTTGTCGCTGGAGTAATCACTTCCTTTAAGTACAAGGATCAGCCAAAAGAGGATAAGATTCCAATTCGCATACGATGGGAGAATTTTATTCTCTGGGCCGGAGTATTGGTGCTTGCCGCTTCTCTGGGAGCGTTCACTCATAATCTGCCGATTCGATTATTTGAGAACTTCTACCGAAATGGAAGTTTGATATTTGGTGGAGGCCAGGTCTTAACACCTCTTTTGTATACTGAATTTGTTGAACTTAAAGACTATCTCACGCCTCTGGAATTCCTTTCGGGATATGCAATTGCCCAATCTTTGCCTGGCCCTGTCTTTTCTTTCAGCGCTTACATTGGAGCACTTTCAATGAAGGAAATGGGCACAGGAGGCATGATCGCAGGTGGGTTTATCTCAGCTGCAGGGATCTTTTTACCGGGTACATTCCTGATATTCTTTCTTATCCGCTTCTGGGATAGCTTAAAAAAATTCAGAGCTGTCCGTGCATCTCTGGAAGGAATCACTGCCGCAAGCGCAGGACTGGTAGCTGCTGCTGCAATATTTCTGTTTCAGCCACTGGATAATGAAATTGTTACCTATGCTTTTACAATCGGAACTTTCATTCTTCTGACATTCAAAAGAATCCCTTCAGGATTGATCATTGCTCTCGGACTGTTACTGGGATATATTTTTTAATAAGTCTGCTTCATTGAATCGAAGCAGACTTAATCTCTATTTAATCTAACCGGAAAGTTATAGGAAGAGTAAATCTCTGCTTCACAGGTTTGCCTCTTTGTTTACCTGGATTCCAGGCCGGAGATAATTTTATAATCCTGACAGCCTCTTCATCACATCCGCCACCAATTCCTTTAAGCACCTTGAAATCGGAAAGCGTACCATCTCTTGCGATCACAAATTGAACGAACACCTTTCCTTCGATTGTGGCTCGCTTCGCTTGTGATGGATACTGTATATTCTCACCAATGCTTTTATAGAATTCTTTGAATCCGTTTTTCGGCGTGGCGGACACTTCAACAATATCCCATGGAAGATCTTCTGTTTTTTCTGGTTCGTCTATTGCAATAGCGGGAATGGCGATGGTCTCAGGAGAATCTTCAGGATCAAGATCAAAAATGGGCGATTCGATCAATTCAGTCTCTGGTGTTTCAACGAGAATAACATTTTTAGCAGGAATGGGAGCTGGTGGTGTTGGATCTGTAGGGATAACTTCGGTCCAATCCATTGGAACATCCTGATTCCTTTCTGTTATAACAGCAAAGCTTTCTTCCTGTTGCCACTCAAAGGCCATCACAGCCAATGACATTGCAATCAGTAAGCCGATACTAAAGAAGTACCCTGACTTCTTTGTGAGATCTACCGAGGGATTCTTTTTTGTTTCCATAGTGCGTAGGATTTATTTATCATAATCCTTTCATGATTGTCCCGTCACGGAAATCTGAAATTTATTTGTGCTTTAGTGAGAGATCATTAAACAAAAAGACCTGCCTCATTTCTGAAGCAGGTCTCTTGTTAAAGTCTGATGGATGATTATCCTAATTTGAAAATGATAGGAAGTGTGTAGCGTTGCTTTACAGCCTTACCACGCTGCTTACCTGGATTCCAGTTTGGGGCAGATTGAATAATTCTGACAGCTTCTTCATCACATCCTGCACCAATTCCCTTGATTGCTTTTACATCTGAAAGAGTTCCATCCTTGTTGATGACGAACTCAACGAATACACGTCCTTCAATACCCATGCGTCGTGCTTGCGCAGGATACTTGATCTTTTCACCTACGTATTTATAGAAAGCCTGCATTCCACCTTTTGGAGTTGCAGATTCTTCTACGACTGTGAAAATTTCGTCTGTTTCTTCTTTAGCTTCTTCAGCCTGAACAACAATCGCTTCAACCTTCGTATCGTCGGTTACTTCAACGTCAAGATTTACTTTGATATCGTCCTTGATTTCTTCTTCATCGGGTACCTCAACTACCACAGGTTGTTGAATAACAGGAGCTGGGGGAGGTGGCTGTTCTGTTGGCGGAACTTCCATCGTTTCTTCAAACGTATTGGTGCTCTTTCCGGCAAGATCAGCAATGCTGTCTTCATAACTCTTCCACTCAAAGGCTGTTAGAACAAGCCCCATTGTGATAAGAAGACCTATACTGAAGAAAAAGCTGCTTTTTTTCGTCAAGTCTGCTTTTTCGGTCTTTTTCGCTTCCATACAGTTTCACGGTTTAGGATTTCAAATATAGCAACAGAATCCACTTTTGGCCAGATAGTCACAGAAAATCAAAGAAATATGGGAAAATAATCAGCGCCGGCTGCCGTAAAACAGGGAGAAATATACGGTAGGAAACAAGTTTGAATTTGTTGTAGTGGGCATTAAGACGATTGTCTTGAAATAGGTATCCAGAAGAAATCCCACTTCAAAACCTGTAACGGAACTCTTGGTAGTGCCAAGCTCAAAATTTACACCCGCCTTTACATTTACCCCTAACTGAATATCGGATTCTCCAAGACCCTGGAATAAATTTCCAGTGCCCAGAATAGCTCCAAATCCATGAGCAGGATTGGCTGGATCGTATTGTTCTTTTACGGTCTGGAAAGCACTATTATCAACAGATCTTTCGATGTAATAAGGGGCCACAAAGCCAATCGATGGGCCAATAGCAGTAACCAATTTGATTTCAACACCCTGCTGAGGGGCCTTTGTAAAGACAATCAGATCCCGTCCATATTGTAAGCGAAGGGCATAGAGATAATTACTCTTGCCATAGATAAAGTAATTCCCTGTGTAACGTGAGCTTTTTCTCACTTCCTGAGAATGCTTGACATTCATAATCTCCAACCCAAATGTTTCCAACATCCGATCGTTGAGCTTTCTCGCTTTTTTGAAGATAAATCCACCGATTAATCCACCGGATGAATTCTTATTAATAGCCCAGGTAAATTCTGAATTGTACTCATAACTGTCCTGTGTTTGCGCCATCGCTCCGGCTGAAAAGCCTACTACCAGAAGCGTGAGTAAAAACCATTTTGGCGCAAAAAACTTCATTTTGAATACTTTAGGCTAAATTTAATCGATAAAAGCACAACACAAAAAATTTTAGCATTTTCCTTATGCCATCAATGACCAGTGAATACCTCGGCTCACTTCGCACAGAAAACACACATTTACTTTCCGGCACCAAAATCATCACTGACGCGCCACCGGATAATAACGGAAAAGGAGAGGCATTTAGTCCAACCGATCTGGTTTGTGCAGCATTAAATAGTTGCATGATGACTCTCATGGGAATTCAGGCTTCCAAAGAAAATATTGACCTCACCGGATTAAAATCCGACATCACTAAAGTTATGGTTTCCGGTCCAAGAAAGATCTCTGAAATTCATATCAACTTTGTGCATCCCAATCTTCAGGCAACTGAAGTTCAAAAGCAGAAACTTAAAAATGCAGCTCATACATGCCCGGTTGCCCTTAGCATTTCTGATGGGATCAAACAGGTGATCACCTTTAATTTCTAAGAATCTGTTTTTTCTTTTCTCGCTGCAACAAGATTTTGATAGCTGATATCAAAATGTGAAGTATGATATACGTCACGCCCCATTTCAATCAGCATTACCTGGGGAGATTCATGCTCAATGGAAAAAGCTTTGGCAACCTGATTGGACACCTCGCGGAACTTCAAAAGATCAAGATAGTAAGGAACAACACCTGACATTTGATCAGTATTCCAGTTTCTCTCCAATCGGTCCAGAACTGCACGACTGATTGAACAACTTGTGCTATGTTTGAAAATTAATACCTGATTTGTTTTTGATTCGTCCTTGATCTTTTCAATCTGATCAACAGATTCCAGTTTTTGCCACTCCATCTTTTAAAGAATTAATCGTTCCACATTCCCTTTTCGCGTTTATCGTAACGTGGCTTCTGAAGTTTTTCTTTCAGATTTTCAGGCTGCGTTTCGTTCTTGCGGAAAAGTTTTCCCCACATCAACTTCACATTCATTAAAAGAGTTCGTTCTCCCTTTACATTATCCTCGTATCCATGAGCAAACTGGGCATCCGGATGTAAACGACTTCCACTGTATTTATGCATTTTAACATTACCCTGGTAGTCACTGATTCTTGCAAAAGCCTTTCCTGGTGCTCTTACTTTTAGGGATTCTTTTGAGCTGCTTGGATTATGTTTATAGTCCCAGTATTGTTTCATGCTTTTAGAATACTCACTCGCCTTTACAGTTGCTTTGGACGGAGCAATTCCTGGAAGAGAGTTCTTTGCAGCATTTGGTTTTTTCTGATAGTCACCCTGACGCACTTTGATTTGTAAACCTGTGACCATGTAGGATGTCTTGTCAGGTCTTTGCTTCTTCAATGATTCTTTGGATGCATTTGGATTTTGAATGTAGTTCTTCTTGAATCTTGACAAAGCGATTCTACCTGAGTAATTGATTTCATCAGAGCCGAGAGGCGTAGATAAAACAGGTTTGTCGTTGTTATTTCTTGGTTGATTGCTAACACTGCCGCCACCTTTTTCCGGCTTCTTGAATTTTATATTTCCTGAATAGTTTCCTCCCTGTGTTGTTTTTGGTGGCGTTCCTATCAATGGCTTGTTGCTGTTAAGCTTTCCGCTAACGCTACCTCCACCTTTTTCAATTCTTCCACGCTTTAAGTGTCCTGCAAAATTTACCCCCTGTGGAGTGAATCCAATGATGTTCGACGTTTTTATTCTGCCGGAGGAACCGAGTCCATCGGTTGATATGCCTCGTACACTACTTCTTTTAATATTTCCTGAAGAGCCAACTCCTTGTTCAGAAAATCCTCTCTTCCTCAAATTCCCAGCATAGCCAAGGCCCTCATTCGAATAACCACGCTGACTGCTTCTTTTGATTCTTCCGGAATAATTAACTCCATCCGTTGAGAATCCTCTCTTTCTTAAATTTCCAGCATAACCCAGACCTTCTGTTGAGAATCCGCGCTGACTACTTCTCTTGATTCTTCCGGAATAGTTTACGCCATCCGTTGAGAATCCTCTCCTTCTTAAATTTCCTGCATAACCTAACCCTTCAGTAGAGAATCCCTGGCGACTGCTTCTTTTGATTCTTCCGGAATAATTAACTCCATCCGTTGAGAATCCTCTCTTCCTTAGATTTCCTGCATAACCCAGCCCATCCGTTGAAAATCTCCGCTGGCTGTTTCTCTTGATCCTTCCGGAATAGTTTACACCTTCAGTTGAAAATCCTCTTAACCTGTTCTGCTTAATGTTGCCTGAATAGTTTGCTCCTTCGGTAGAGAATCCTCTTAGTCTATTGCGTTTGATGTTGCCTGAGTAATTAGCTCCCTCTGTAGATATACCTCGTTGACTGCTTCTTTTTATCCTTCCTGAATAATTCACACCATCAGTAGAAAATCCGCGAAGACGATTTCTTCTAATGTTGCCGGAATAATTTGTACCCTGCTGTGAGAACCCTCCACGTCGACGAATGTTTCCGCTAAAACCTGCTGCAAAACTTCCCGGACCACCACCAAATGGCTTGACACCTTTCCTGACTTTTCCGTTTATGTTTCTGTTGTAAACTTTGGATGGCACTGAACTGAGTTGAGCTTGCTCACCTCTTTTTGTCCCTGTTTGAAAGCCACTTCCGGGAACTTTTCCTGATCTCCCCATCTTATTTGAGATCGAAAGTTTTCTTGGAAAAACAAATCTGCCAGCAACCTCTTTTCTTCCTCTTGCAGATCTCCTAAGACGCCATCCTGCTATATCTCCTTTTTTCCATCGCCCACCTTGACTGCCGGAAACATAACCGCCGGTTTGAACTTTATTAGCGCGATCACCCGATGGTTTTCTTCCAAAGAAATTCAAGGTATCTCTACCGACGAGGCCAGCGGGCATCGTTCTGAAATTTTTTGTACGTAAAGGTCCGCCTGTTATATCCTTAAGAAATGGCTTCTCCTTCTTTGAATACTTTCCCCAATAAACATTTCTCTTACCACGCTTGATAAAAAGTCTGCTAACGGATGCCGGAATGATATTTCCTTCCGAACCACCGGTAAGTGGTCTTCGGGAATTTCTTGCCGCCTGACCAATCTCTCTTCCATTTGAAAATGGAGTTTGCTTTTTTGTTGGATGTCTCTTGTAAGAAGAAACATAACGTCCCTTCTGTGAAAAGGTATTTCTCACAGAGCCAGTTGCACTTTGATTTTTTATTGGACGATTATCAAGCCCACCCTTCCATGCCTTTTCTTTATAACGAGGTTGATGTTCTACAAATCTCTTTCCCTTAATGGTACGGGAATAGGTCGGCGGTCTTTTGCTTGGTTGTTTTCTTGCGTAACGAACATAAGGACCTTTTTGAGGATAAACATTTGTTCTTGCCGCATCATTTCGTCCAGGCTTTATTCTTTTGATTGGGTAACCAGAAACATCCCCTTTCCATGCCTGGGTCTTGCTCTCTCTTGGCGATTGCGAAAAAGTTCTTCCTCTGGGCTTTGCAGCTCTTTCTTTATTTCTGCTTCTGTTTGAATACGGTGACGTTTGTGGATATCGGTTTGCCCGGTTGGCGGAAGACTGATCTTTTGTTCTAAGTCGTCGGTTAGCAATATCTCTGGTTCTTCCTTTTTCTTTCTTTTTAACAGATTTTCCTCTTGTTTCCCTGACCTGTCTTTGATTTTTGACAGGCTTGTCGCCCTTCGTATTCTGACCAAAAGAATAAGTTGATAGAAAAAGCATTAGCACTGAAAATCCGATGAACTTCAGTGCCCTTGAAAAGAAGGGAGCGCTATGGATGAGGTGCAGTTTCAAAAATCAAAATGAAAACAGGCTAAGATAGCAAAAAATCAACTTCTTTTCCCTTTAGCCTCTCTGGTAACGCTCTGAGGGTGAGGTTTATGATGTGAGAGGTTGAAGGGAATATGTGATATTTTTTAAGATCAATATTGTAGAAGCTCTTCAATTTTGTTTTGTAATCGTACAGGGGGAAGAAAGTTCTTCTCAAGCGTTGGAGCAAACGGAATCGGAGTATCAAGACTTGCAACACGGCAAACCGGAGCATCCAGATATTCAAACAGATTTTCGTTGATCCATGCCGAAATCTCGGCGCCGATTCCTCCTGTGAGCGTGTCTTCGTGGAGGACCAGTATGCGATTTGTTTTTTTAACTGTCACTTCTACCGATTCTTTGTCCCAGGGAAGAAGAGTCCGAAGATCAAGAATGTCGGCATGAATATTTGGCATCCCATCCATTACTTCCTTGGCCCAATGAACTCCCATTCCATAAGTGATAATGGTAAGATCTGAACCTTCACGAACCAATTTTGCTTTGCCAATTTCAATTGTATAATAATCATCGGGTATAACATCCTTTATGGATCGATACAGCAGTTTGTGTTCAAAATATAAATAAGGATTCGGGTCTTCAATTGCTGCACATAGCAATCCTTTTGCGTCATAAGGATTAGATGGATAGACTATTTTTAAACCAGGCGTATGAAAGAACCATGCCTCATTGCTTTGTGAATGAAAAGGTCCTGCTGCTGTACCTGCACCCGTTGGCATTCTCACCACGACATCTGCTTTCTGACCCCATCGCCAATGAGCCTTTGCAAGATTGTTGACTATCTGATTGAATCCTTCCGTTACGAAATCTGCGAATTGCATTTCAACCATGGCTTTCATGCCCTTAATAGAAAGCCCGAGTCCAGCACCTACAATCGCTGATTCACAAATAGGAGTATTCCGAACGCGATCTTTCCCAAATTTTTCTACAAAGCCATCTGTGATTTTGAATACTCCACCGTACTCCGCAATATCCTGACCCATTAACACAAGATTATCATGTTGTTCCATACTCTGACGAAGTCCGTCGCTGATGGCATCGATAAATCTTTTTTCAGATTTTATTTCTGTTGTTGGCTGAATGATCGTTTGTGAAAATTCTGCATAGACATCATTAACTTCATCTTTAGTGCTTGCTTCGGGATGTGTTTCCTTAAAAGTTTCTTCAAGCCCAGTGTCAATCTCTTTTTTAATTTTTTTTCGCAGATCGTCCGCAAATTTTTTATCGATCACCTTTTCTTCGAGCAAGTAACTTTCGTAATTGGATAATGGATCTTTGGCAGCCCATTCTTCCATCAGTTTCTTAGGAACATATTTTGTACCCGATGCTTCTTCATGACCTCTCATGCGAAACGTAAGACACTCCAGTAAAATGGGCCTTGGTTTTTTACGAATATTCTCTGCTAGTGACTTTACGGTATCATAAACTTCAAGGAGATTATTTCCGTCTACCTGAACCCCCTCAATACCATATCCGATGGCTTTGTCAATAAAATTCTTGCAACGGAATTGTTCATTGCTTGGAGTAGAAAGTCCGTAGCCATTATTTTCAATCAAAAAGATAACTGGCAAATCCCACACAGCTGCGACATTGATGGCTTCATGAAAATCACCTTCGCTTGTTCCGCCATCTCCATTAAAAACAACCGTGATCTTTTTTTCTTTTTTTAGTTTGGAAGCTAAGGCAATCCCATCAGCGACACCATTTTGTGGACCCAGGTGTGAGATCATCCCAACGATATGATGCTCGTTTGTGCCAAAATGAAAAGAACGATCACGACCTTTCGTATAGCCGCTCATTGTTCCCTGCCACTGCGCAAACAATTTTGCAAATGGTAATTTCCTACCCGTGAAGACTCCAAGATTTCGATGCATCGGAAGAATATACTCGTCTTTCTCCAATGCTTGTGTAACGCCTACTGAGATTGCTTCTTGACCAATTCCACTAAACCACTTGCTGATTTTGTTTTGCCTTAGCAGAATGAGCATTTTCTCTTCAATCATGCGAGGCCACAACAACTCTTCATAAAGTTGTTTGAGAAGAGTATCGGAGTATTTTTTCCTTTCGAATTTCATAGATGTAATTCGTTACAAAGAAAAGGAATTATTTATATGGATGATGAGGAGTCAGATGTGCTTTAAAGGCAATAAACCTTCTCTATTGAATGAATTTTGCTTTCAAGGCAGGTGTAGGGAGCATACACTCATCCTTCTTGCCAAAGAGCATGTATCTGTTTTTTGAGATCAATTGATAAAAGAAGTCCCTTAGAAATCGGGGCAAGATCATAAAGACATACATCAATGAATAAGCTCCATTTAATCTTCTAAGAATTCTTAAGACAGCTGTAGATTGAGAGTAAAGTTGGTTGTTCTCAATCAGCACAACTGTGGAGAGACTCTTTTCTGAATAGTTATATTTCTTCAACAATGCTTGTCCGGCTTCTGATTGAAGTGATCCGAATTTTAATTTATTTTCTGTATCTCTGAGAATAAGAAAGTTTACAAACCCATTGCAGAGATTACAGACTCCATCAAAAAGGACAATGGATTTTTCTTCCATCTACTTCGGTTTTTTATATAACGGAACGGTGCTGCAAGGCTCACCATAAAGAATGCTGCTGGCCAATGGCCGTAATCGAAGAGCGGCTTCTACGTA includes these proteins:
- a CDS encoding isopenicillin N synthase family oxygenase produces the protein MADKLYDQIPSLDLADFTSGDPVKKKKFVEDLGAAYNSIGFVAIRNHYLTDELSEKLYDTIKKFFSFPDEAKKKYEIPELAGQRGYIGKGKEHAKGRNTGDLKEFYHVGQTVEDDDPIKKEYPENIWPKELPALEEVGTEVYRRLEKTGVLMLRAIALYLHLPENYFDAKVRHGNSILRPIHYYPIENPDSVPADAVRAAEHGDINLITLLMGASADGLQVLRRDGKWIPITALPDQLVVNVGDMLERLTNKKLKSTIHRVVNPPRELMNRPRYSIPFFMHPRSEMSLAAIPECVDKDHPKLWEDTTAGDFLNQRLKEIGLKK
- the chrA gene encoding chromate efflux transporter, with product MYQRVSYLAFLKDVLILSVSTFGGPQAHFAYFLKILVQKRKYLSEEDLIEINSLCQVLPGPTSTQTLTAIGFKIGGPNLAYLTLLIWILPAVILMTLAAIIMEIFQDRNISLEFTRFVPAMAVGFVSYAAYTMSVKTIHTRTGIILMILAAVLSYFIRSPIFYPAALVVAGVITSFKYKDQPKEDKIPIRIRWENFILWAGVLVLAASLGAFTHNLPIRLFENFYRNGSLIFGGGQVLTPLLYTEFVELKDYLTPLEFLSGYAIAQSLPGPVFSFSAYIGALSMKEMGTGGMIAGGFISAAGIFLPGTFLIFFLIRFWDSLKKFRAVRASLEGITAASAGLVAAAAIFLFQPLDNEIVTYAFTIGTFILLTFKRIPSGLIIALGLLLGYIF
- a CDS encoding TonB family protein; amino-acid sequence: METKKNPSVDLTKKSGYFFSIGLLIAMSLAVMAFEWQQEESFAVITERNQDVPMDWTEVIPTDPTPPAPIPAKNVILVETPETELIESPIFDLDPEDSPETIAIPAIAIDEPEKTEDLPWDIVEVSATPKNGFKEFYKSIGENIQYPSQAKRATIEGKVFVQFVIARDGTLSDFKVLKGIGGGCDEEAVRIIKLSPAWNPGKQRGKPVKQRFTLPITFRLD
- a CDS encoding TonB family protein; translated protein: MEAKKTEKADLTKKSSFFFSIGLLITMGLVLTAFEWKSYEDSIADLAGKSTNTFEETMEVPPTEQPPPPAPVIQQPVVVEVPDEEEIKDDIKVNLDVEVTDDTKVEAIVVQAEEAKEETDEIFTVVEESATPKGGMQAFYKYVGEKIKYPAQARRMGIEGRVFVEFVINKDGTLSDVKAIKGIGAGCDEEAVRIIQSAPNWNPGKQRGKAVKQRYTLPIIFKLG
- a CDS encoding OsmC family protein, translating into MPSMTSEYLGSLRTENTHLLSGTKIITDAPPDNNGKGEAFSPTDLVCAALNSCMMTLMGIQASKENIDLTGLKSDITKVMVSGPRKISEIHINFVHPNLQATEVQKQKLKNAAHTCPVALSISDGIKQVITFNF
- the ytxJ gene encoding bacillithiol system redox-active protein YtxJ, giving the protein MEWQKLESVDQIEKIKDESKTNQVLIFKHSTSCSISRAVLDRLERNWNTDQMSGVVPYYLDLLKFREVSNQVAKAFSIEHESPQVMLIEMGRDVYHTSHFDISYQNLVAARKEKTDS
- a CDS encoding dehydrogenase, encoding MKFERKKYSDTLLKQLYEELLWPRMIEEKMLILLRQNKISKWFSGIGQEAISVGVTQALEKDEYILPMHRNLGVFTGRKLPFAKLFAQWQGTMSGYTKGRDRSFHFGTNEHHIVGMISHLGPQNGVADGIALASKLKKEKKITVVFNGDGGTSEGDFHEAINVAAVWDLPVIFLIENNGYGLSTPSNEQFRCKNFIDKAIGYGIEGVQVDGNNLLEVYDTVKSLAENIRKKPRPILLECLTFRMRGHEEASGTKYVPKKLMEEWAAKDPLSNYESYLLEEKVIDKKFADDLRKKIKKEIDTGLEETFKETHPEASTKDEVNDVYAEFSQTIIQPTTEIKSEKRFIDAISDGLRQSMEQHDNLVLMGQDIAEYGGVFKITDGFVEKFGKDRVRNTPICESAIVGAGLGLSIKGMKAMVEMQFADFVTEGFNQIVNNLAKAHWRWGQKADVVVRMPTGAGTAAGPFHSQSNEAWFFHTPGLKIVYPSNPYDAKGLLCAAIEDPNPYLYFEHKLLYRSIKDVIPDDYYTIEIGKAKLVREGSDLTIITYGMGVHWAKEVMDGMPNIHADILDLRTLLPWDKESVEVTVKKTNRILVLHEDTLTGGIGAEISAWINENLFEYLDAPVCRVASLDTPIPFAPTLEKNFLPPVRLQNKIEELLQY
- a CDS encoding thiol-disulfide oxidoreductase DCC family protein; the protein is MEEKSIVLFDGVCNLCNGFVNFLILRDTENKLKFGSLQSEAGQALLKKYNYSEKSLSTVVLIENNQLYSQSTAVLRILRRLNGAYSLMYVFMILPRFLRDFFYQLISKNRYMLFGKKDECMLPTPALKAKFIQ